Within Lolium rigidum isolate FL_2022 chromosome 5, APGP_CSIRO_Lrig_0.1, whole genome shotgun sequence, the genomic segment AGATTTTATAAACTTTTCAGAAACAGAATTAATTAATCTACACGATTTAAGGGTTGCATAAATTGACATGACATGGCTCCTGAATTAATCTGAATTATATTTTCCCATACAACGGTGCAAAGGTGAATATAGCACCAAACCACAAAAGGGAGTCAGCGAAACAGCAAGCATATCCACTGGAAAAGAGAGCATACCAGAGAGCTATGACTCAACAGCGTCAAATGTGTAGCGTCTGACAAACTTTTGAGAAGCACACGATCATCTGTACCATAGCACTGCACACATAACCTACCACCACAGACCCCGCAAATATTATGTTCGTCAGAAGAATCTAAGCAACCATGTCCAATCCTGATTATTGCCGTTTCCAATGATGGCATGCTCTTAAGGAACGGAGTCCAGTCCAAACAATCAACTAGTTCCAAGGTAACCAGACCTGGTGCAGAAATAGAAGACCGGATACCCTCAGGGAGAAATTTTGAATCTTTGATTATTAAAAGTTGTAAAGATTCTGGGAAGTCAGTCCCGGTGTTCCCAATGTTGATTACACTCTGGTCGACCTCCAACTCCTTGAGTGATTGACAGCTCGAAATATCTAGAGAGAAACTCTCAGACTTAATACGGTAAAGATCTAACCTTGTCAAGTGCTCGGAGGCAAGAGCCCCAGCTGATAGCGGTAAAGCACCAAAAACTAACATGTGGAATGCAAGATTCCTCACTTTGCACGATATCGCATAACGGAGCCAGTGCTCGGCATCTCTGCGATACTCATCCAGGAAACACGAATCTTGAGCATTGATCCAACAATAACGCAGAGGTGTTTGGTCACGGGACCGAAGCATGTTATTGATAAAATTAGGACTGTGGGAGCTGTTC encodes:
- the LOC124658350 gene encoding putative FBD-associated F-box protein At5g56440 isoform X1, whose amino-acid sequence is MAERLCNMDGKKAAVPDGKDRLSALPDDVLLLILSYLYSREAVQTCVLSPRWRTLWKSAPSLVLNSSHSPNFINNMLRSRDQTPLRYCWINAQDSCFLDEYRRDAEHWLRYAISCKVRNLAFHMLVFGALPLSAGALASEHLTRLDLYRIKSESFSLDISSCQSLKELEVDQSVINIGNTGTDFPESLQLLIIKDSKFLPEGIRSSISAPGLVTLELVDCLDWTPFLKSMPSLETAIIRIGHGCLDSSDEHNICGVCGGRLCVQCYGTDDRVLLKSLSDATHLTLLSHSSLIFRREIKWRPMFSKLKTLLLCDWFVTDNFIGLVFFLQHSPVLEMLMLQLSNTSKKINMSNVYKPKNQFMVSKHLRSVDIKYWEEVGKIEEILNVLASHGVQPELINIESKPYKDCNYYEYYKPMSLKLLL
- the LOC124658350 gene encoding putative FBD-associated F-box protein At5g56440 isoform X2, with product MAERLCNMDGKKAAVPDGKDRLSALPDDVLLLILSYLYSREAVQTCVLSPRWRTLWKSAPSLVLNSSHSPNFINNMLRSRDQTPLRYCWINAQDSCFLDEYRRDAEHWLRYAISCKVRNLAFHMLVFGALPLSAGALASEHLTRLDLYRIKSESFSLDISSCQSLKELEVDQSVINIGNTGTDFPESLQLLIIKDSKFLPEGIRSSISAPGLVTLELVDCLDWTPFLKSMPSLETAIIRIGHGCLDSSDEHNICGVCGGRLCVQCYGTDDRVLLKSLSDATHLTLLSHSSLIFRREIKWRPMFSKLKTLLLCDWFVTDNFIGLVFFLQHSPVLEMLMLQLSNTSKKINMSNVYKPKNQFMVSKHLSQN